The following proteins are co-located in the Nomia melanderi isolate GNS246 chromosome 1, iyNomMela1, whole genome shotgun sequence genome:
- the Spx gene encoding spliceosomal protein on the X, translating into MAAGPIAERNQDATIYVGGLDDKVTESLMWELFVQSGPVVNVHMPKDRVTQMHQGYGFVEFMGEEDADYAIKIMNMIKLYGKPIRVNKASAHQKNLDVGANIFIGNLDPEVDEKLLYDTFSAFGVILQTPKIMRDPETGNSKGFAFINFASFDASDASIEAMNGQYLCNRPISVSYAFKRDAKGERHGSAAERLLAAQNPLSQADRPHQLFADAPPLAPPPMPNSSSAAHQPTHHPQHHVMHHGMVVPPPPPPSTPGPPMGHPPPPPVPPPPSSGFPPASIPPPPLPPMSMATHPPLPPGMPPPLPPMPVPTSQSQQTTPRMMAPPPPHWGVSGPPQGQFPPPPPPSSTGAPPPPQFGQFQPPPPRPPPSWRHPPPPPVSQGGPPPPPPPQFRPPFPPRGPPPPPPPHDSNQY; encoded by the exons ATGGCGGCCGGCCCCATTGCCGAACGTAATCAag atGCTACGATATATGTCGGTGGGTTGGATGACAAAGTTACAGAATCCCTTATGTGGGAACTATTTGTGCAGTCGGGACCAGTGG ttaacGTTCACATGCCTAAAGACAGGGTGACTCAAATGCACCAGGGATATGGATTCGTCGAATTCATGGGAGAAGAAGACGCGGATTACGCTATCAAAATCATGAACATGATAAAGTTGTATGGAAAACCAATCAGAGTGAACAAAGCGAGCGCCCATCAGAAGAATCTAGATGTTGGAGctaatatatttattggaaATCTTGATCCAGAAGTGGACGAAAAGCTATTGTACGATACTTTCAGTGCATTTGGGGTAATTCTTCAAACGCCAAAG ATAATGAGAGATCCAGAAACAGGAAACTCGAAGGGTTTCGCGTTTATAAACTTTGCCTCGTTCGACGCATCGGATGCCAGCATAGAAGCGATGAACGGTCAATATCTGTGCAACAGACCCATCTCTGTGTCGTATGCGTTTAAACGCGACGCCAAGGGAGAGAGACACGGTAGCGCAGCCGAGCGATTACTAGCCGCTCAGAATCCTCTGAGTCAAGCGGACAGGCCTCATCAACTTTTCGCGGACGCGCCCCCATTGGCGCCTCCTCCTATGCCGAATTCAAGCTCGGCGGCTCATCAACCAACTCATCATCCTCAACATCACGTGATGCATCACGGAATGGTGGTcccaccgccgccaccaccgtCGACACCGGGACCTCCGATGGGTCATCCTCCGCCACCCCCAGTTCCACCACCCCCTTCGAGTGGTTTCCCTCCGGCAAGCATTCCTCCACCTCCTCTGCCACCAATGTCAATGGCAACTCATCCTCCTCTACCGCCCGGAATGCCGCCCCCGTTGCCGCCAATGCCGGTACCGACATCTCAGTCGCAGCAGACGACTCCCAGGATGATGGCACCGCCGCCTCCTCACTGGGGCGTCAGCGGTCCTCCTCAGGGCCAATTCCCGCCTCCTCCGCCACCGTCTTCAACCGGAGCACCTCCACCCCCGCAGTTCGGGCAATTCCAACCTCCACCGCCCCGTCCTCCGCCCAGCTGGAGACATCCACCTCCTCCACCCGTCTCGCAAGGAGGACCTCCACCGCCTCCGCCACCCCAGTTCCGACCACCCTTCCCTCCGAGAGGTcctccaccgccgccgccgcctcacGATTCGAACCAATATTGA
- the ear gene encoding ENL/AF9-related superfamily elongation complex transcription factor: MAIRITLECGHSSTLRMRTTSQGYTHDWEVFVRGVDNADIHHYVEKVVFQLHETFSKPKRVLKEPPFEIRESGYAGFEIPIHIYLKNKDEGTKKIELLYDLHLQTSGPAITNVMRHTEILNNPSDEFRRKLLKGGGVVVSNSESSAEKSESKTPAMVGKPKLSGSETKKHKTVESKTSNSFAELFGTPLKPTKVSQDTKKPAQPEKSSAPKPVVTTEKSEKLDKTSKLKDSPHKESKKEKVDEKKDKKLKDQSKEKNRSKEKSKRPSSPGNKSHSSPSNKRPPSPVAVKRPASPSSLPPAKRPASPKSKEKELKKLTSDKEKEKEKEKEKEKEKEKEKEKEKEKEKEKEKEKEKEKSKEKDKAKDSSKSVADSSKSEKKKDKKKHKEDRDKERKDKYKEGERSASKEAIKVTEKKGEKPEKTDKAEKAEKEKSQEYKSAKDGRKSPKPPKETEKPKDEKLPKTEKPEKTEKSEKPKDGKTEKDRQKHKHRKRDKKDKRDGSKERDKKEKRDRIKSSSEKQNSVPNVPVATPLSSLLAELPERDSSDSAPSVDDDSFSEPKLVPAIKKENQTENPTVATPPAEMAKPVSPATPEIKKEKVDRNKREKPKGSKAEEKEIRKRKRRSESKGDEEHLVKREKDRGHSTSPPLEPVSSSQSPVAVDQDQVHVAKEKEDRAATEQVAEKNAEVEAEQVAPDSTNSTLVDSEMGEPPVFSEDYVSQLKDLQQKIMTLQDNQELQRVVQVIAETGQYEITKKTFDFDLCALDRRTVQRLQQFFAS; this comes from the exons ATGGCAATTCGCATCACATTAGAATGCGGCCACTCATCCACATTACGTATGCGCACCACATCCCAGGGTTACACTCATGATTGGGAAGTATTCGTGCGGGGTGTTGATAACGCTGACATACATCATTATGTTGAGAAAG TGGTTTTTCAACTGcacgaaacattttcaaaaccAAAGAGGGTATTAAAAGAACCACCGTTCGAGATAAGAGAGTCCGGTTATGCTGGCTTCGAAATTCCCATTCATATCTATTTGAAAAACAAAGATGAGGGAACCAAAAAGATTGAACTTTTGTACGATCTCCACTTACAGACCAGTGGCCCTGCTATCACGAATGTGATGCGGCACACTGAAATCTTAAACAACCCCTCTGATGAGTTTAGGAGGAAATTACTGAAGGGTGGTGGT GTCGTAGTGTCGAATTCCGAGAGTTCAGCCGAGAAAAGCGAAAGCAAAACACCAGCTATGGTCGGCAAACCAAAATTGAGCGGGAGCGAGACGAAAAAGCACAAAACCGTCGAGTCAAAGACATCGAACTCGTTCGCTGAACTGTTCGGAACGCCCTTAAAGCCCACGAAAGTATCCCAAGACACGAAAAAGCCAGCACAGCCGGAGAAATCATCCGCCCCCAAACCCGTAGTTACCACCGAGAAGTCCGAGAAGCTAGACAAAACCTCGAAGCTCAAAGACAGCCCCCACAAGGAAAGTAAAAAGGAGAAGGTGGACGAGAAAAAGGATAAGAAGCTTAAAGATCAATCGAAAGAGAAAAACCGAAGTAAAGAGAAATCAAAAAGGCCTTCTAGTCCCGGCAATAAAAGTCATTCAAGCCCCTCGAACAAACGACCCCCGTCCCCGGTCGCCGTAAAGAGACCGGCCAGCCCCTCTTCCCTTCCTCCCGCGAAAAGACCCGCCTCCCCGAAATCCAAGGAGAAAGAGTTGAAGAAGCTCACCTCCGACaaggagaaggaaaaggagaaggagaaggagaaggagaaggagaaagagaaggagaaagagaaggagaaggagaaggagaaggaaaaggagaaggagaaggagaaggagaagagcAAGGAGAAAGACAAAGCGAAGGATAGTTCGAAGAGCGTCGCGGACTCCTCGAAGAGCGAGAAGAAAAAGGACAAGAAGAAGCACAAAGAGGACAGAGACAAGGAAAGGAAAGACAAGTACAAAGAGGGAGAACGGTCCGCCTCGAAGGAGGCGATAAAAGTCACCGAGAAGAAGGGCGAGAAACCGGAGAAGACCGACAAGGCCGAGAAggcagagaaagagaagagcCAAGAGTACAAATCGGCGAAGGACGGCAGGAAATCGCCGAAGCCTCCGAAGGAGACTGAGAAACCAAAGGACGAGAAACTGCCGAAGACAGAGAAACCGGAAAAGACCGAGAAATCGGAGAAACCGAAAGATGGCAAGACCGAGAAGGACAGGCAGAAGCACAAGCACCGGAAGAGGGACAAGAAGGACAAGCGGGACGGCAGCAAAGAGCGAgataaaaaagagaaacgggACAGGATAAAGTCCTCCTCGGAGAAACAGAACAGCGTGCCCAACGTGCCGGTGGCCACTCCGCTGTCCTCCCTTCTGGCCGAGCTGCCGGAAAGGGACAGCAGCGATTCCGCGCCCTCCGTGGACGACGACTCGTTCTCGGAGCCGAAACTAGTGCCTGCGATCAAGAAGGAGAATCAGACGGAGAATCCGACGGTGGCCACGCCGCCCGCGGAAATGGCGAAGCCGGTCTCGCCAGCGACGCCGGAGATCAAGAAGGAGAAGGTCGATCGGAACAAGAGGGAGAAGCCGAAGGGCAGCAAGGCCGAGGAGAAGGAGATCCGCAAACGGAAACGGCGGAGCGAGAGCAAGGGGGACGAGGAGCATCTGGTCAAAAGGGAGAAGGACAGAGGTCACTCGACGTCGCCTCCCCTGGAGCCTGTCTCCTCGAGTCAGTCGCCGGTGGCCGTCGACCAGGACCAGGTGCACGTCGCCAAGGAGAAGGAGGACCGCGCTGCGACCGAACAGGTCGCGGAGAAGAACGCGGAGGTCGAAGCGGAGCAGGTCGCCCCCGACTCGACGAACAGCACCCTGGTCGACTCGGAGATGGGCGAGCCGCCGGTCTTCTCCGAGGACTACGTTTCCCAGTTGAAAGACTTGCAGCAAAAGATCATGACCCTGCAGGACAACCAGGAGCTGCAGAGAGTCGTCCAAGTGATCGCGGAGACCGGCCAGTACGAGATCACCAAGAAGACGTTCGACTTTGATTTGTGCGCCTTGGATCGTAGAACGGTGCAGCGCCTCCAGCAGTTCTTCGCGTCGTGA
- the LOC116424900 gene encoding uncharacterized protein LOC116424900, with product MARLYYECSVDFRNITEDTEIKPYACTADKYCLYCCCNSQCCLLVQRRPPRHFWEAWYFWLGVALLAVFIVSSVSSYIVSNCRHNIQGVPLAHNAHANRQSDRGGRPGSEQNEISISIIPTSELFPSHRKMFVVASQPAVNQLTPVVA from the exons ATGGCGCGACTGTATTACGAGTGCAGCGTCGATTTCAGAAACATCACCGAGGACACCGAGATAAAACCGTACGCTTGCACCGCGGACAAGTATTGCTTGTACTGTTGCTGCAACTCTCAGTGTTGCCTGCTGGTACAAAGACGGCCGCCACGACATTTTTGGGAAGCCTGGTACTTCTGGCTAGGCGTTGCTTTGCTCGCTGTGTTTATCGTGTCTTCG GTGAGCAGCTACATAGTCAGTAATTGCAGACATAATATTCAAGGTGTACCACTAGCACACAACGCGCACGCCAACAGGCAAAGCGACCGCGGCGGTCGTCCAGGAAGCGAGCAGAACGAGATATCGATAAGTATAATTCCGACGTCGGAGTTGTTCCCGTCCCACAGGAAAATGTTCGTGGTCGCCTCTCAACCGGCCGTCAATCAGCTCA CTCCTGTCGTCGCGTAG
- the Blos1 gene encoding biogenesis of lysosome-related organelles complex 1 subunit 1 has translation MLSAIVKEHQSKQAARKERQEQKRKDAVQAASNLTQALVDHLNVGVAQAYLNQKKLDAEAKQLQHSATNFAKQTQSWLNLVESFSSALKEIGDAENWARSIEGDMRTIATALEYSYKATQETPGTSAT, from the exons ATGTTATCTGCCATTGTAAAAGAGCATCAAAGTAAACAGGCGGCAAGGAAAGAGAGGCAAG AACAGAAGAGAAAAGATGCTGTTCAAGCTGCGAGCAACTTGACGCAAGCTTTGGTTGATCATTTAAATGTAGG GGTGGCCCAGGCATATCTTAATCAGAAGAAACTGGATGCAGAAGCTAAACAGTTGCAACACAGTGCAACAAATTTTGCTAAACAGACACAGTCCTGGTTGAATTTGGTGGAATCATTTTCAAGCGCGCTCAAAGAAATTGGGGATGCTGAAAATTGGGCACGTAGCATAGAGGGAGACATGAGGACTATAGCAACAGCATTGGAGTACTCTTATAAAG cAACCCAAGAAACTCCAGGAACAAGTGCTACATAA
- the LOC116424848 gene encoding uncharacterized protein LOC116424848 isoform X2: MHTLPLSFALLSYSGYWRPPKWPADSFKYRLYNVYSVLMVSLLYSFTFYAFVDFAISKDLKATTDKSSLFISVLGVSIKVANLFLKREKIVGVVDSLLNENCIPRDEEERIIQKKFDSHARKLTLYCEILNESAASFATVAQFNKFIGTRTLPVSNWAPYDLSSQEVFVISLLHQTFGLLVCANASVGHETLISGLMIQVSAQFEIFCHRARSLPSLLRKAKRDSVSAEDLRNKRKQILKDVVEQHLGIYKA, encoded by the exons ATGCACACGCTACCCCTCTCGTTCGCGTTACTCTCGTACAGTGGCTACTGGAGGCCGCCAAAATGGCCGGCTGATTCGTTCAAGTACCGGCTGTACAACGTTTACTCGGTGTTGATGGTCTCTTTGCTGTACTCGTTCACGTTCTATGCGTTCGTCGATTTCGCGATCAGCAAAGACCTCAAGGCCACCACCGACAAGTCTTCGCTGTTCATCTCCGTGCTGGGGGTCAGCATAAAGGTGGCTAATCTGTTTCTGAAACGCGAGAAGATCGTCGGCGTGGTCGACAGTCTGTTGAACGAGAATTGCATACCCAGGGACGAGGAGGAGAGGATCATACAGAAGAAGTTTGACTCTCATGCCAG AAAGCTGACGTTGTACTGCGAAATCCTGAACGAGTCTGCCGCGTCTTTCGCGACGGTGGCGCAATTTAACAAATTCATCGGCACGAGGACATTGCCCGTGTCTAATTGGGCACCGTACGATCTATCCTCGCAAGAGGTGTTCGTAATATCATTGTTGCATCAAACGTTCGGTTTGTTGGTCTGCGCGAACGCCAGCGTCGGCCACGAAACTCTCATCTCCGGATTAATGATCCAGGTCAGCGCGCAATTTGAGATATTTTGTCATCGAGCCCGATCGCTGCCGTCCTTGCTGAGAAAAGCGAAGAGGGACAGCGTGTCGGCGGAGGATTTGAGAAACAAGAGGAAACAAATCCTGAAAGACGTAGTGGAGCAGCACCTGGGCATCTACAA AGCGTGA
- the LOC116424848 gene encoding tropomyosin isoform X1: MDAIKKKMQAMKLEKDNAMDKADACEGQAKEANMRADKVNEEVNDLQKKLVQVEGDLQANKQNLEQANKDLEEKEKALTNAESEVAALNRKVQLIEEDLERSEERLNTATAKLTEASQAADESSRMCKVLENRAQQDEERMDQLTNQLKEARLLAEDADGKSDEVSRKLAFVEDELEVAEDRVKSGEAKIMELEEELKVVGNSLKSLEVSEEKANQRVEEFKRQLKTLTVKLKEAEARAEFAEKTVKKLQKEVDRLEDELGINKDRYKSLADEMDSTFAELAGY, from the exons ATGGACGCGATCAAGAAGAAGATGCAAGCGATGAAGCTTGAGAAGGACAACGCGATGGACAAGGCCGACGCCTGCGAGGGCCAGGCGAAGGAGGCGAATATGCGCGCGGACAAAGTGAACGAAGAAGTGAACGACCTGCAGAAGAAGCTCGTCCAGGTCGAGGGTGACTTGCAGGCGAACAAACAGAACTTGGAGCAGGCGAACAAGGACCtggaggagaaggagaaggccCTGACCAAC GCCGAGTCCGAGGTCGCCGCGCTGAACCGCAAAGTGCAGCTGATCGAAGAGGACTTGGAGAGATCCGAGGAGCGACTCAACACTGCCACCGCCAAGTTGACCGAGGCTTCCCAAGCTGCCGACGAGTCTAGCCG TATGTGCAAAGTATTGGAGAACCGCGCGCAGCAGGATGAAGAGAGGATGGATCAGCTGACGAACCAGCTGAAGGAGGCTCGCCTGCTCGCCGAGGACGCCGACGGAAAATCCGACGAAGTATCGCGAAAGCTGGCCTTCGTTGAAGACGAGCTGGAAGTCGCCGAGGATCGAGTCAAATCCGGCGAAGC CAAGATCATGGAGCTGGAGGAAGAACTGAAGGTCGTTGGTAACAGCTTGAAGTCTTTGGAAGTCTCCGAAGAGAAA GCCAACCAAAGAGTCGAGGAGTTCAAGAGGCAGCTCAAAACGTTGACCGTCAAACTAAAGGAGGCGGAAGCCCGCGCCGAATTCGCCGAGAAGACGGTGAAGAAATTGCAGAAGGAGGTCGACAGGCTCGAAG ACGAGCTGGGCATCAACAAGGACAGATACAAGTCGCTCGCCGACGAGATGGACTCGACGTTCGCCGAGTTGGCTGGATACTAG
- the LOC116424850 gene encoding odorant receptor 94b-like: protein MNLLRWVHKLLIISGCKQPESLKYSNLRFLYNAYTFLVVFLVHALLLGEIFDLILTVENQEDFSDNIYLTLGMIVTSSKICSLLRNKKKIVSLMELLQRDPFSPSTAEEEQICAKFDRITQWNAIMHTVTVATSGFCIYGLSLPADFKSKQLRFRAWMPYDYSSEFSFTLTYVCQFVTVMFAAIANLTSENLFSGLMIHTLGQFEILELRLRNIEKNENHLARRCAHHHKQIYKFATMINEKFKVIVFIQFTTSVMSLCISLYRFTRNVTNAIFLEVLLFSLCTIIQIFYYCWFANEAKLKSLELPQKILHSNWTSLQIDTKKILLMIMRRATVPIEITSGVMVKMDIESLKVILKTSYSAFNMLRQNQ from the exons ATGAATCTGCTAAGATGGGTGCACAAGTTGCTGATTATTTCCGGCTGCAAGCAACCAGAGTCCTTAAAGTACAGCAACCTCAGGTTTCTGTACAACGCGTACACGTTCCTCGTGGTTTTCTTAGTTCACGCTCTTCTCTTGGGCGAGATTTTCGACCTGATCCTCACCGTGGAGAATCAGGAGGATTTCAGCGACAACATCTACCTGACTCTCGGAATGATCGTCACGTCCTCGAAGATCTGTAGCTTGTTGAGGAACAAGAAGAAGATAGTGTCTTTGATGGAATTGCTGCAGAGGGATCCTTTCTCGCCGTCGACCGCGGAGGAGGAGCAGATTTGCGCAAAGTTCGACAGGATCACGCA ATGGAACGCGATCATGCACACGGTGACAGTGGCAACCAGCGGCTTCTGTATATACGGGTTGTCGTTGCCCGCGGATTTCAAGAGCAAACAACTCAGATTCCGCGCCTGGATGCCGTACGATTATTCGTCGGAATTTTCCTTTACGCTTACGTACGTCTGTCAATTCGTGACAGTGATGTTCGCTGCGATCGCAAATCTGACCAGcgagaatctgttcagcggccTGATGATACACACTCTCGGCCAGTTCGAGATACTCGAACTTCGACTGCGGAATATCGAGAAAAACGAGAACCATTTGGCGAGGCGGTGCGCTCACCATCACAAGCAAATATACAA ATTCGCTACGATGATCAATGAAAAGTTTAAGGTGATCGTGTTCATTCAATTCACGACGAGCGTGATGTCGCTGTGCATCAGTCTCTATCGATTCACGCGAAACGTGACGAACGCGATCTTCTTGGAAGTGCTTCTGTTCTCGTTGTGCACGATCATTCAGATCTTTTACTACTGTTGGTTCGCGAACGAAGCCAAACTGAAG AGCCTCGAATTACCGCAGAAGATACTCCACAGTAATTGGACCTCGTTGCAGATCGACACGAAGAAGATTCTCTTGATGATCATGAGACGAGCGACTGTGCCCATCGAAATCACGAGCGGTGTCATGGTCAAGATGGACATTGAATCTCTGAAAGTT ATACTGAAGACTTCTTACTCGGCGTTCAACATGTTAAGGCAAAATCAATGA